In a genomic window of Alcanivorax sp.:
- the ptsP gene encoding phosphoenolpyruvate--protein phosphotransferase has protein sequence MLETLRRIVQEVNNAADIPSALNLMAKRVRDAMGTEVCSIYLRNEEEQRYVLMASEGLKQEAVGHVSLGLSEGLVGQVGLREEPVNLEDAFTHPKFHYLAETGEDPFHAFLGVPVMHHGKVLGVMVVQQRDVRRFDQSEEAFLVTISAQLSAVIAHAHASGVLFEQLDAGGVDLPSFYDGLPGCPGAAIGYGVLLFPAADLSAVPDRQVEDVSAEIARLDDALVRVRQEVRDLAERASKSLGAEEQALFDVYLRMLDRHALPAEVIVHIREGQWAQGALRTVVDAHVRNFEMMDDPYLRERAADVRDLGRRVLAQLQSQNRRHIVFPDDCILLGEDISAPMLMEVPRERIRGIVTTRGSRNSHMAIVARAMGIPTVVGAQNLPLKQMDDKEIIVDGFRGRVVANASPELKQQFEEIIAEEANLQAGLEKLRHEPAETLDGVRIPLQVNTGLMTDINRSIERGAEGVGLYRTEIPFMVRDRFPSEEEQRVIYREQLAAFAPHPVTMRTLDIGGDKSLSYFPIEEENPFLGWRGIRVTLDHPEIFMVQVRAMLKASDGLNNLHIMLPMVTSVIEAEEAQHLIHRAWLEVRDEGLDIPMPQVGVMIEVPAAVYQARALAQRVDFLSIGTNDLTQYLLAVDRNNRQVASLYNSYHPAVLHAILHVVEQAHEENVPVSVCGEMAGEVGSALLLMAMGVNALSMNASNLLKVKAAVRQVKASFTRQLLNEVLAMDNGEVIAAYVDLQLDKAGLGELLRNRKALV, from the coding sequence ATGCTTGAGACCCTGCGACGGATTGTCCAGGAAGTGAACAACGCGGCGGATATCCCCTCCGCGTTGAACCTGATGGCCAAACGGGTCCGTGACGCCATGGGCACCGAAGTGTGCTCCATCTATCTGCGCAATGAGGAAGAGCAGCGCTATGTGCTGATGGCGTCTGAAGGTCTCAAGCAGGAAGCCGTGGGTCACGTGAGCCTGGGGTTGTCGGAAGGTCTGGTGGGCCAGGTGGGGCTGCGCGAGGAGCCGGTGAACCTGGAAGACGCCTTCACCCACCCGAAATTCCATTACCTGGCGGAAACCGGTGAAGACCCGTTCCACGCCTTTCTCGGCGTGCCGGTGATGCACCACGGCAAGGTGCTCGGGGTGATGGTGGTGCAGCAGCGCGATGTGCGCCGTTTCGACCAGAGTGAAGAAGCCTTTCTGGTGACCATCTCCGCCCAGTTGTCGGCGGTGATTGCCCACGCCCATGCCTCCGGGGTGCTGTTCGAGCAGCTGGATGCCGGCGGTGTGGACCTGCCCAGTTTCTATGATGGTCTGCCCGGTTGCCCCGGTGCAGCCATTGGCTACGGCGTGTTGTTGTTCCCGGCGGCGGATTTGTCTGCGGTGCCGGATCGTCAGGTGGAGGATGTCAGCGCAGAAATCGCCCGCCTGGATGATGCGCTGGTACGTGTGCGTCAGGAAGTGCGTGATCTGGCCGAGCGGGCGTCGAAGAGTCTGGGTGCTGAAGAGCAGGCGCTGTTTGATGTCTATCTGCGCATGCTGGACCGGCATGCGTTGCCCGCCGAAGTGATCGTCCATATTCGAGAGGGTCAGTGGGCCCAGGGGGCCCTGCGCACGGTGGTGGATGCCCATGTGCGCAACTTCGAGATGATGGATGATCCCTACCTGCGCGAGCGGGCGGCGGATGTGCGCGACCTGGGGCGGCGGGTGCTGGCGCAGCTGCAGAGCCAGAACCGCCGGCATATCGTGTTCCCGGATGACTGCATCCTGCTGGGCGAAGACATTTCCGCGCCGATGCTGATGGAAGTGCCCCGTGAGCGGATTCGCGGCATCGTGACGACGCGGGGTTCGCGCAACTCGCACATGGCCATCGTCGCCCGCGCCATGGGTATTCCCACCGTAGTGGGCGCCCAGAACCTGCCGCTGAAACAAATGGACGACAAGGAAATCATCGTCGATGGTTTCCGTGGTCGGGTAGTGGCCAATGCCTCGCCGGAGCTCAAGCAGCAATTTGAAGAGATCATCGCCGAGGAAGCCAACCTCCAGGCCGGTCTGGAAAAACTGCGCCATGAACCGGCGGAAACCCTGGACGGTGTGCGTATTCCCCTGCAGGTGAATACCGGCCTGATGACCGACATCAACCGTTCCATCGAGCGCGGTGCCGAAGGGGTAGGCCTGTATCGCACGGAAATCCCCTTCATGGTGCGCGACCGCTTTCCGTCCGAAGAAGAGCAGCGGGTAATCTACCGGGAACAGCTGGCCGCCTTTGCGCCACACCCGGTGACCATGCGTACCCTGGATATCGGTGGCGACAAGTCATTGAGCTACTTCCCCATCGAGGAAGAAAACCCCTTCCTGGGCTGGCGGGGTATCCGAGTCACCCTGGATCACCCGGAAATTTTCATGGTGCAGGTGCGCGCCATGCTCAAGGCCAGCGATGGTCTGAATAACCTGCACATCATGCTGCCCATGGTCACCAGCGTGATCGAAGCGGAAGAAGCCCAGCATCTGATTCACCGTGCCTGGCTGGAAGTGCGCGATGAAGGCCTCGACATCCCCATGCCCCAAGTGGGGGTGATGATCGAAGTTCCCGCTGCCGTCTACCAGGCCCGGGCGCTGGCCCAGCGGGTGGACTTTCTGTCCATCGGCACCAACGACCTGACCCAGTACCTGTTGGCGGTGGACCGTAACAATCGCCAGGTGGCGTCGTTGTATAACTCCTATCACCCGGCGGTACTGCATGCCATCCTGCATGTGGTCGAGCAGGCCCATGAGGAAAACGTGCCGGTGTCCGTGTGCGGTGAAATGGCCGGGGAAGTGGGCTCAGCATTGTTGCTCATGGCCATGGGCGTCAATGCCTTGTCCATGAATGCCTCCAACCTGCTCAAGGTGAAAGCCGCCGTGCGCCAGGTCAAAGCCAGCTTTACCCGCCAGCTGCTCAACGAAGTGCTGGCCATGGACAACGGCGAAGTCATCGCCGCCTACGTGGACCTGCAACTGGACAAGGCTGGGCTGGGCGAGTTGCTGCGCAACCGCAAGGCGCTGGTCTGA
- a CDS encoding RNA pyrophosphohydrolase — protein sequence MTGIIDEKGFRLNVGIIIAGQDGRVFWGRRVGNRDAWQFPQGGMMPGETPEETLFRELEEEVGLRPEHVEIVASTEGWLTYRLPRRFLRRPRNRPHCIGQRQKWFLLRLTAEEEAIDLFASESPEFKAWRWVNYWYPIRKVVHFKRGVYARALRELAPALKGEKREQDSNPMSPGDNPNA from the coding sequence ATGACAGGCATTATTGATGAAAAGGGATTTCGGCTGAACGTCGGGATCATCATTGCCGGCCAGGATGGCCGGGTATTCTGGGGTCGCCGGGTGGGTAACCGTGATGCCTGGCAATTTCCCCAGGGGGGCATGATGCCCGGCGAAACCCCGGAGGAGACGCTTTTTCGCGAGCTGGAAGAAGAGGTGGGCCTACGTCCCGAGCACGTTGAGATTGTTGCCAGCACCGAGGGCTGGCTGACCTATCGTCTGCCCCGCCGCTTTCTGCGCCGGCCCCGTAATCGACCCCACTGTATTGGTCAGCGACAGAAATGGTTTTTGCTGCGGCTGACGGCGGAGGAAGAGGCCATTGACCTGTTCGCCAGCGAGAGCCCCGAGTTCAAGGCGTGGCGCTGGGTCAATTACTGGTATCCGATTCGCAAGGTGGTGCACTTCAAACGGGGCGTTTATGCCCGTGCCCTGCGTGAACTGGCCCCGGCGCTTAAGGGCGAGAAGCGCGAACAGGACAGCAACCCGATGTCACCGGGAGACAACCCCAATGCTTGA
- a CDS encoding IS5 family transposase, whose amino-acid sequence MSQLTFAEAEYEHKKRKTRREVFLEKLDQLLPWKALESTIAVYYASGSTGRPPYALSSMLRIHVMQIIYNLSDPAMEDALYEIESMRRFAGIRLSRVPDETTILNFRHLLEQHTLGKKLFKKINRQLARHGLMVREGSIVDATIIEAPSSTKNKGKARDPEMHQTKKGNQWHFGMKCHIGVDDTVGLIHSLATTAANEHDLTASDQLLHGKEKRVWGDAGYCGIEKREEHKNRKVDWFIAERPGKRSTMSKVALECETIKASVRAKVEHPFRVIKGMFGYSKVRYRGLAKNTNRLYLLAGLHNLLRVKRVLLP is encoded by the coding sequence ATGAGCCAGCTGACTTTTGCCGAAGCCGAATATGAACACAAGAAGCGCAAGACCCGGCGGGAAGTGTTCCTTGAGAAGTTGGATCAGTTGCTACCCTGGAAGGCGCTGGAGTCCACGATTGCGGTCTATTACGCCTCTGGCAGCACTGGCCGGCCGCCGTATGCGCTATCGAGCATGCTTCGCATTCATGTCATGCAGATCATCTACAACCTGAGTGATCCGGCGATGGAAGATGCCTTGTATGAGATCGAGTCTATGCGCCGTTTCGCAGGGATTCGGCTCTCTCGGGTTCCTGATGAGACAACGATCCTGAACTTCCGGCACCTGCTGGAGCAGCACACTCTTGGCAAGAAGCTGTTCAAGAAGATCAACCGTCAGTTGGCACGACATGGCCTGATGGTTCGGGAAGGCAGCATCGTTGATGCGACGATTATCGAAGCGCCCAGCTCGACGAAGAACAAAGGTAAGGCTCGTGATCCGGAGATGCACCAGACCAAGAAAGGCAATCAATGGCACTTTGGCATGAAGTGCCATATTGGCGTCGATGACACGGTGGGTCTGATTCATAGCCTTGCCACTACCGCCGCGAATGAGCATGACCTGACGGCATCAGACCAGCTTTTGCATGGCAAAGAGAAACGTGTCTGGGGAGACGCGGGTTATTGCGGTATCGAGAAACGCGAAGAGCACAAGAACCGTAAAGTGGATTGGTTTATCGCTGAGCGTCCTGGTAAGCGCTCCACGATGTCGAAGGTTGCGCTGGAATGCGAAACCATCAAAGCCAGCGTACGTGCCAAAGTGGAACATCCCTTCCGAGTGATCAAAGGCATGTTCGGTTACAGCAAGGTTCGCTACCGGGGTCTGGCGAAAAATACCAACCGGCTCTATCTCCTGGCGGGGCTGCACAACCTGTTGAGGGTGAAACGGGTGCTGCTGCCCTAG
- a CDS encoding HAD family hydrolase: MTLAIFDLDNTLIAGDSDHLWGDWLVEKGIVDQQHYKDTNDQFYVDYQNGRLDIMAYLRFSLKVLAEHDMAQLHFWREQFLAEKLDAMWLPKAEALLQKHRDQGHTLMIITATNDFVTAPLADRLGVDHLIATVAECKRERYTGNVAGIPSYRDGKVERLAEWLRANNESLAGSWFYSDSHNDLPLLRKVDNPVAVDPDVTLDREAREQGWPIISLR; the protein is encoded by the coding sequence ATGACGCTCGCAATTTTCGACCTGGACAACACCCTGATCGCCGGCGATTCCGACCACCTGTGGGGCGACTGGCTGGTGGAAAAAGGCATTGTCGACCAGCAGCATTACAAGGATACCAACGACCAGTTCTACGTGGATTACCAGAATGGTCGCCTGGACATCATGGCTTACCTGCGTTTTTCCCTGAAAGTGCTTGCCGAGCATGACATGGCGCAACTGCACTTCTGGCGCGAGCAGTTTCTGGCGGAAAAACTCGATGCCATGTGGCTGCCAAAGGCCGAGGCCCTGCTGCAGAAACACCGTGACCAGGGCCATACCCTGATGATCATTACCGCCACCAACGATTTCGTTACTGCCCCGCTGGCGGACCGGCTGGGCGTGGATCATCTCATCGCCACCGTGGCCGAATGCAAGCGCGAGCGCTATACCGGCAATGTGGCCGGCATTCCCAGCTACCGGGACGGCAAGGTGGAACGACTGGCAGAATGGCTGCGTGCCAACAACGAAAGCCTGGCAGGCAGCTGGTTCTACAGCGATTCCCATAACGACCTGCCGCTACTCAGAAAAGTGGACAACCCGGTGGCGGTGGACCCGGATGTCACCCTGGATCGCGAAGCACGGGAACAAGGCTGGCCGATCATCAGCCTGCGCTGA
- a CDS encoding heavy metal translocating P-type ATPase, whose product MQTQKFDIQGASCQGCVRKIRQALDPVPGVNDVQVDLDAQQVTVTGSADSTDVQAALAKAGYAVEDKPKTPPASSASTDQEQQLAITGATCAACVRTIENALRNTAGVTQAQMNFADRTARVSGSADTKALIDAVEKAGYGASLLDDSDDSDAREEQERKHYRGLLRHTWLGLGLGAPLMAWGLLGGNMMVQPGTASQWIWLAIGLLTLGVLATAGRHFFVGAWKAFANHNANMDTLIALGTGAAWLYSMAVVLIPTALPEAARHVYFEASAMIIGLINLGQALEVRARGKTSAAVKRLLDLGAKTARVVRDGPNQEKMEQDIPVDQVQTDDILRVRPGEKIAVDGIVEEGESRLDESMLTGEPMPVSKSTGDTVSAGTLNEGGTLLYRATAVGKDTALSRIVALVKKAQGSKPPIGRLADDVSAVFVPTIMLIAVVAALAWFNLGPEPRITHMLISATTVLIIACPCALGLATPMSVMVGVGKAAEHGILIREGDALQTSSKLDTIVLDKTGTITEGKPALTEILCAEGQQEDTLLQLAASLESGSEHPLARAIVDAAERRELTTDRVENFQALNGKGVSATLNDKQYRLGNRRWLESEGIDVDLDSSSLTERGASPLFLAEDNTLLGILGVADRIKDDSQEAIARLKDQGLTVVMITGDIQASADAIAKQVGVDQVMAEVLPEDKAKKVQSLQEEGRIVAMVGDGINDAPALAQADVGFAIGTGTDVAIESAAITLMGGSLHGVADAMAISAATVRNIKQNLFGAFIYNSLGVPVAAGVLYPITGSLLSPVIAGAAMSLSSVTVVSNANRLRLFKPQRGKS is encoded by the coding sequence ATGCAGACACAGAAATTCGATATTCAGGGCGCCAGCTGCCAGGGCTGCGTTCGCAAGATTCGCCAGGCGCTTGACCCTGTCCCTGGCGTCAATGATGTGCAGGTGGATCTGGATGCCCAGCAGGTGACCGTCACCGGTAGCGCTGACAGTACCGACGTGCAGGCGGCGTTGGCCAAGGCAGGCTATGCCGTCGAAGACAAGCCGAAAACGCCCCCCGCATCCTCCGCCAGCACCGATCAGGAGCAGCAGCTCGCCATTACCGGCGCCACCTGTGCCGCCTGCGTGCGCACCATCGAAAATGCCCTGCGTAACACCGCCGGCGTCACCCAGGCACAAATGAATTTTGCCGACCGCACGGCAAGAGTCAGTGGCTCGGCGGACACTAAGGCCCTGATCGACGCCGTGGAAAAAGCCGGCTATGGCGCCAGCCTGCTGGACGACAGCGATGACAGTGACGCCCGCGAAGAACAGGAGCGGAAACACTATCGAGGCCTGCTGCGGCATACCTGGCTGGGCCTGGGGCTGGGCGCTCCGCTGATGGCCTGGGGGCTGTTGGGCGGCAACATGATGGTACAGCCCGGCACAGCCAGTCAGTGGATCTGGCTGGCTATCGGCCTGCTGACCCTGGGGGTGCTGGCTACCGCCGGCCGCCACTTCTTTGTTGGTGCCTGGAAGGCGTTTGCCAATCACAACGCCAACATGGACACCCTGATCGCCTTGGGCACCGGGGCCGCCTGGCTCTACTCCATGGCCGTAGTGCTGATACCCACCGCCCTGCCGGAAGCCGCCCGCCATGTGTACTTCGAAGCCAGCGCCATGATCATCGGCCTGATTAATCTGGGCCAGGCACTGGAAGTCCGTGCCCGGGGCAAAACCAGCGCGGCGGTAAAACGGCTGCTGGACCTGGGCGCCAAAACCGCCCGGGTGGTCCGCGATGGCCCAAATCAGGAAAAAATGGAGCAGGACATTCCGGTTGACCAGGTGCAGACCGACGACATCCTGCGCGTACGCCCCGGTGAAAAAATTGCCGTGGACGGCATTGTCGAGGAAGGCGAAAGCCGGCTGGATGAATCCATGCTCACCGGCGAGCCCATGCCGGTGAGCAAGAGCACCGGTGACACCGTCAGTGCCGGCACCCTCAACGAAGGGGGCACCCTGCTCTACCGGGCCACCGCCGTGGGCAAGGACACCGCCCTGTCACGCATCGTGGCGCTGGTGAAAAAAGCCCAGGGCAGCAAGCCGCCCATCGGCCGCCTGGCCGACGACGTTTCCGCCGTGTTCGTACCCACCATCATGCTGATCGCCGTAGTGGCCGCCCTGGCCTGGTTCAACCTGGGGCCAGAGCCGCGCATCACCCACATGCTGATCAGTGCTACCACGGTGCTGATCATTGCCTGCCCCTGTGCTCTGGGACTGGCCACGCCCATGTCGGTCATGGTCGGCGTCGGCAAGGCTGCCGAGCACGGCATCCTGATTCGTGAAGGCGATGCCCTGCAGACCAGCAGCAAGCTGGACACCATTGTGCTCGACAAAACCGGCACCATCACCGAGGGCAAACCGGCGCTCACCGAGATTCTCTGCGCCGAAGGCCAGCAGGAAGACACCCTGCTGCAGCTGGCCGCCAGCCTGGAAAGCGGCTCCGAGCATCCGCTGGCCCGCGCCATTGTGGACGCAGCAGAACGGCGCGAGCTGACAACGGACAGGGTCGAGAATTTTCAGGCCCTCAACGGCAAAGGTGTCAGCGCCACCCTGAACGACAAACAGTACCGGCTCGGCAACCGTCGCTGGCTGGAAAGCGAAGGCATCGACGTGGATCTGGACAGCAGCTCGCTCACCGAGCGTGGCGCCAGCCCCCTGTTCCTGGCTGAAGACAACACCCTGCTCGGCATCCTCGGCGTCGCCGATCGCATCAAGGACGATTCACAGGAGGCCATTGCCCGCCTGAAGGATCAGGGCCTCACCGTGGTGATGATTACCGGTGACATCCAGGCCAGCGCCGACGCCATCGCCAAACAGGTTGGCGTGGACCAAGTCATGGCGGAAGTGCTGCCCGAGGACAAGGCGAAAAAAGTGCAGTCTCTGCAGGAAGAAGGCCGCATCGTGGCCATGGTCGGCGACGGCATCAATGATGCCCCGGCGCTGGCCCAGGCGGATGTGGGCTTTGCCATCGGCACCGGCACCGACGTGGCCATCGAATCCGCCGCCATCACCCTGATGGGCGGGTCGCTGCACGGCGTAGCCGATGCCATGGCGATTTCCGCC